A window of Bacillota bacterium genomic DNA:
GCGGTCGCGCTGGCTGCAGGCGCTGCTGCACGCGCACCGCAACCCTGCCGAGGCCGCCCGGCGGTTCGAGCTTGCACTGGAGGGCCTGCGCCTTTCCCCGCTGCCTCACCCCGATCGGCTGCTGACGCCCGAGTTCCTGCGGACGCGCTGGGAGCAGGCCGGCGTCATCCCGTACCGGCACCAGCTGGCTGCCGCGCGCCGCGTCATCTTCGAACTCGGCGGCCGCGCCGTCCTCGCCGACGAGGTGGGGCTCGGGAAGACCATCGAATCGGGCCTCGTGCTCCACGAGCTGCTATTGCGCCGGCTGGTCCTGCGGACGCTCATCCTGGTGCCGTCCGGCCTCTGCTGGCAGTGGTACCGGGAACTGCGGGACAAGTTCGACCTGCCGGTGGAACTCCAGGCCAGCGAACGGGACTGGGGCCGCGTGCCGCTGCTCGTTGCCTCACTGGACACCGCCAAGCGCTCGCCCCACCGCGAAGAGGTGCTGGCGAACCCGTACGACCTCGTCATCGTCGACGAGGCCCACCGCCTCAAGAACGACCGCACCCAGGCGTACGCCCTGGTGTCCGCTATCCGCACCCGCTACCTGTTACTGGTGACCGCCACTCCCGTCCACAACCACGTGCGAGAACTATGGTCACTGGTCAAGCTGGTGGCGCCCACCCAGGCGCTGCCCGCTCCCCCTCGGGCACGCAGCGCCCTCGCCGGTCACCCGGCGGCCGGCCGGCTGCGAGAGGCCGTCCACTTCGTGATGATCCGGACCCGCCGCGCCGACACGCCCGTCCCCTTCACCGGGCGGCATGTGCACACCATCGCCGTGCACCCCACCCCGCCCGAACAGGCGCTTTACTCGGCTCTGGACGAGCACCTGCTCCGGGCAGCGCGCGCCTCGGGCCGCGTCGACCATCGCACCTTGGTCTTCCTGACGTTGAAGCGGGAGCTCTGCTCCAGCCCTCACGCCCTGGCTGAAAGCCTGCGGCGCATGGTGCGGCGCGGCCGCCCGGAACTCGAAGAGCTGCTCGCCAAGGCATCCCGCCTCAGCACCTGGGCCAAGGCCGACGCTTGCGCGCGCCTCGTGCGCCGGCTTGGCGACGACCACGTCCTGCTCTTTACGGAGTACGTGGCGACGCAGCGGGCGCTCGCCGACCGCCTCGCCGCCCTCGGCAGGCCCGTCGTTCTCTTCCACGGCGGCCTCACCCCCATGCAGCGGGACTGGGCGCGGGGCGTTTTCGAGCGGACCGCCCCCGTGATGGTCTCCACCGATGCCGGGGCCGAGGGCGTCAATCTGCAGTTTTGCCGAAACGTCGTCAACGTGGACCTGCCCTGGAATCCCATGCGCATCGAACAGCGCATCGGCCGCCTGCACCGTCTCGGCCAGACGCGTGACGTCCACGTCTGGAACCTGATCGCCCGGGGCACCGTGGAGGAGTACGTGCTTTATCTGCTCCACCAGAAGCTCGACCTCTTCCGCCACTTCATCGGCCAGATCGACGCCATCGTCGAGCACCTCGGAAGCCTGAGCCGGCTTGAGCAGCAACTGACCCGCCTCTTTGCGCGCTCCGAGCAAAGCGACATGACCGGTGAGCAGATCCGGCAGGCCCTTCACCAACTTGCCCAAGAGTGGCAGCAGTTGCTGGAAAACCTGAAAGGCAACGCCAGGAGGACCTCGCCCGATGGCAGGCACTGATGGCCCCCGCCGCCAAACGCCCGATGCTGCGGTTGCTGCCGGAGCCCATCGCGACTTCTGTCTGCGGGTGCTCGCACTCCCGGGAAGCCGCATCCAGCGGGTGCCGGACCCGGCCGGCGATTCGTTCCGCGTCGAGCTTCCCGAGCACCTGGCCTTGCGGTGGGGAAGCCGCGGCCGGCCCTGCCCGGCCCTCTGGCTTACCTTCGACACCAACGCAGCGCAGGCCGCGTCGGCGGCTTTAAAGGCAGAGAGCGACGGGGCCGGGCGCCCGGAGCTGGTCCTCCCCTCGTCCCGGCGGTTCTGGGAGATCCAAAAGCTCAGTCTCGAATCCGGGTGGCTCGTGGTGCTCCACTGCCCGGGCCGGCGGCACTTCCCTGCACTCTGGCTGTGGATGGACGTTCTGGCCGACGGGGGACCGCTGGCACGCGCTCCGGCAGCCGGGCAGGCGGCAGTCTGGACGCCGCTCGCCGGGGACGGCCGCGAGCCGGCCATCTACCCCGTTTCGAGAGAAGACGTCTGTCTGCCCGGCGCCGAACCGGGGCGTTCCCCGGTCGGGCAAGCAGCGCACGCGCTCCCGGTGCGCTGGGGGCCACCACCCGGGACGACGAAGACGGCCCGGCCCAGATCGCGCCGACCGGTGGCCCACTCGCTGGAAAGGGCCACCCTGGCCCTTGCGTCTTCCTTGATCCGCCGCAGCGAGTTTCAGGCGTGGCTCGCAGGGCTTGCCGAAGGCTTCCCCGACGCCCGCCCCAGAATCCGGCTCTTCCTTACCCTGGCCGCCCTCATCTACCTGGACGAGGGCGTACCCTGGCCGCCTCCGCCCCTCCTGCGCCTGGCTGCGCCATCGCCTTGAGCTGCCGCCTCAGGCGCATCTCCAGGTCTGCGGGCAGCGGGCGGCCACTGAGCGCGGGCGGTTCTACTGGCCTGACGGGCTCAGGCGGCCTGATCGGCTCTGGCAGCTTCTCGGGCACCGCTCCGCCGGGCTCCGGCACCCCGCCCGTGACGGAGCGCGGCGCGGCAGGCGGCCCTGTGATGGCAGCCCCGGCCGGGGACAGCATGAGTTCGAGCAACTGCATGGCCGCCTGCTTGTCCGGCACCCGGCCCCTCGTGGAGAGTTCGGGATCTGTCTGGGAATGCGGCGGCACCGGCGCTCCCACGCATGACGGGCATCCCGACTCGCAGGGGCACCGGGCAATGAGGTCAAAGGCCGCCTCGGCCACCGCAGCGGCCGCGTCAAACGCCTGGCGGGCAAAGCCTGCCCCGCCCGGATGCCGGTCGTAGACGAAGATGGCCGGCGAGGCTCCCGGACCCGAGTCCACCACGGCGCCCACGTCGGAGGTGTCGCACCCGGCAAACAGCGGCAGCACGCCGACCATGGCGTTGGCCGCCCCCCAAAGCCCGTCGATGGGACTCCGCCCTGTCGCCGCCACGGCGCTCAGCACGGCGGGGTCGGGGGCGAGCGCCATGGCCATCGTGTAGATCTCCGTGGGCGGCAGTTGCACCCGGCCCCACCCAAGGCTGTCCCGGCTCTCGAAGCGCACCTTCTTGAACATGTACACCATCTGGGTGACCACGGCATCGCCGAATTGAGCGACGCCCTGCCCCACCCGCTTCTCCAGCGGCGGCCCGGCGTCGGCGACGGGGCGCACCCGTTGCTCGGCCACGGCCTGGGTGAAGTAGTCGACCGGCTCGCGCCGCACCCAGGCCACCCGGCCCTCCAGGTCAAGCCGCTCGACCAGGTACGTCTCACCCCCGTGCAGGTAGACCGCCTCGGGGTGCAACTGGAAGAACGCGCTCGCCTCGTCCAGGCTCCCGATGACCTGTCCGCTGCCGGCGTCCATGACGGTGTAAGTAGCCTCCGAAGCGGTGCGCAGGCCAAACTGCGCGGCAGGATACGGGGTCCCCTTCCACCGCCAGTACGTGCCGTCCCACCATACCTCGCCCGCCTCGTGCAGGAGCCGCATCAGGGCATCCGCCCAGGGGCCGAAGGCCGAAAGTTCTGCCGGCTTCAGCGGCAGCTCGTACACGGCAGCCCGCAGGTGGCCCATCACGACCTGGGGGTTGTCGGGGTTCAGCACCCCCGGTTCCGGGGTCCGGGTGAAGAGGTACTCCGGGTGATTCATGAGGTACTGATCGATAGGCGAGTCGTGGGCCACCAGGACGGCCAGCCCCGGCTCTTGCTTGCGCCCCGCCCGCCCGGCCTGCTGCCACAGCGACGCGACGCTCCCCGGGTACCCCACCAGGATGGCCGCCCCGAGCTGGCCCACGTCGACCCCGAGTTCCAGGGCGTTGGTGCTGCAAACCCCCAGAAGCTCCCCGGAGAAGAGCCGCCGTTCGATGCTGCGGCGTTCCTCCGGCAGGTAGCCACCCCGGTACGGCGCGACCTTGTCCGCCCGTGAGGGGGCCACTTGCTGGAGGCGTGACCGCGCGTAGCGGTACAGCAGTTCCGCCACGACGCGCGCTCGGCCGAACGCAATGGTGGGAACGTCGCCCGCTACCAGTTCGGCCATGAGTTCGGCGGCCTCCACGTTTGCCGAACGCCGGGCCGGCGGGTGACCAACGCGCGGCGGGTTCCACAGCACCATGCACTGCCCTGCCCGGGGCGATCCGTCCTCGTCCACCACCTCGACCGGTTCGCCGACGAGCAGTTCGGCCATCTGCCTGGCGTTGTCGATGGTGGCCGAGCACAGGATGAAGGTGGGCGACCGGCCCCACTGCCGGGCAATGCGGCGCAGGCGCCGCACCACGTTGGCCACGTGTGAACCGAACAGGCCCCGGTAGACGTGCATCTCGTCGATGACCACGTACCGCAGGCCGCGCCAGAACCGTGCCCACCCCACGTGGTGCCCCAGCAGGCCAGCGTGGAGCATGTCCGGGTTGGTGAGCAACAGCCTGGACGAGCTTTTCAGGCGGCGGCGCAGGTCCGGAGGCGTGTCCCCGTCGTAGGTGCCGGCGTTCAGCCTCCAGGGGTCCTCCCGGCCCCCCGACAGTTCCAGAAGGAAGCGGAGCTGATCCTGGGCCAGCGCCTTGGTGGGGAACAAGTAGAGGACCGTGGCGTGGGGGTCCACCACCAGCGCCTCCAGGGCGGGGACGTGGTAGGCAAGGCTCTTCCCGCTGGCAGTACCCGTCGCCACCGCCACGTGGCGCCCCGCCCGGGCGTGTTGGATGGCCAGCGCCTGGTGCTGGTAGAGCCGCTCGATGCCGCGCCTGGAAAGGGCCTCGGCCACAGGCGCCACCACCGGCGGAGAAAGCTCGCCAAAGCGCGCCTCGCGCGCGGCAAGCCACCGGACCGCCTGCAGCCGCCTGCGGTACGTGGGGTCGTGCTCCAACTGCTCGACGAACGCGCGGATGTCCATACAGACAGCGTAGGTCCTTCGCCCGGCGGGCCGGGGCTCCTTTCATGACCGGCCCGACTCCTGGGCTTCGGGCGGGCACCAGATGACCGCCAGGCCTGCCGGCGCCAGGCGAGCCCGCAGGCGGTAGCGCTCCTCGAGTTCCGAGAGGGCGAGGGCCTCTTCACGGTCCACGGCCTTCAGGCGCCTGGCGAGGGCCTTTTGCTGGGCACCGGCCAGGGCTGCGAGCTTTTGCGCCCGTTCCCCAAGGTCGCGTGCGCGCTGCGGATCGGAGGTCAGTTGGGAGTAGACCAGCGCCGCTGCCGCGCGCCGGTAGAGGGCACGCAGGGGGAGCACCTCTTCGGCCCGGCGCTCCCGGCAGTACTGCTCCAGCCGCTGCCGTTCCGCCTCCCGGAGCGGATCCAGGCGCTGGCGCAGGGCTGCAAGCTCGGCCTCTGCCTGCCGCACGGCCGCGCGGAGCGCCTTCTCGCCCAGGCGCTTGACTTCGTAAGGGCTCACCCAGGCCATCGGCGGCGGCGGCCGGGCGATGAGTCGCAAGTTCGCCGGCGGCCGGCAGACCGGTGCTTCGGCGTCGCCGCCGGCCAGCACGTCGATGACCGACCGCCGGGCTCCCTCGGGCAGCGCGAAGCCCGTCACGGTCGAGACGAAGCGAAACCACAGGTAGCGCCGCAGGGGCTGTGGGCGGCCCGGATCTTGCGCGGCGAAGACCGCGAAGCGGCCCCGGTCCCGGACGGCGCGGGACAGGCGCCGCGCAGGGCCGCTGCCGGGCGCGAGGAGAACGACCCCCGGGGCACGTGATACCCACACGGGGTTGGTCGTGATCAGGAAGGCCGCCTGCCGGCCCGCGGGCTCCCTTGCCGGCGGCTCGGCCTTCAGGAGATCGGGCGCCACCGGGGAGAGCCGGTAGCCCAGAAGCTCCAGCGCCTGCCGGACCAGAACCAGGCTCTGCTGCCTTTCCGGGGCTTTCTCCACACCCCTCTCACCCGGATCCGGCCAGCCGCTCTTCGACCGGCCCCTCCGGGCCTTGCGCGCCCCCGGCGGCCACTCCCGCCCCGCCCGGGGGCCCGTCCAGCACGGCCTCCGTTAGCTGCCGGGCCGCAAGCCAACGGCGCCACTGGCGCTCCAGGAAGCCGCCCACCTCCGCCAGGCGGTGCCTCATCTCCTCGTCGTTCGGCGAGGCCAGCACGATGTCCCGTATGCGCCCCTCCAGGCCGCCGGATACCCCGGCCACCACCTCGTCCAGGTCGCCCACCACGTCGCGGAACATCCCGAGCTTCTCGTAGATGAGCGAAAGCAAATACTCCTCGATGGTGCCCGGCACCACCAGATTGAAGACAAAGACGGCACGGGTCTGCCCCAGACGGTGGACACGCCCGATACGCTGCTCCACCCGCATGGGGTTCCAGGGCAGGTCCAGGTTGACGACGCAGGATGCGAACTGCAGGTTCTGGCCTTCGCTCCCCGCGTCGGTACTGATCAAAACCGGACACTCCCTTCGAAACCGGGCAAGTTCCCTCGCCCGCTCCCGCGCTCCCTGCGAGCCGCAGTACAGCGCAGCCCGGATCCCCGCTGCTTCCAGGTATGGCACGGCGCTGCGGGCGGTGGTGGCAAACTGGGTGAACGCGACCACGCTGCCGGCTGGCGGAGCGTTCTGCTCCAGGTAGGCTGCCAGCCACCGGATCTTGGGGCCCGGGTGGTGCGCCTCCAGCCGCTCCGCGGCGGGCAGGAGGTCAGCCAGGCCCGGGCGGAGCGCATGCCACGCCTCGCCCGACTCGGGGTCGGCCAGCCGCCGCAGGGTGCAGGCCACCCCCGCGGGGCTGCTGGTGGCCTCCCGCAAGAGGACGGCTGCCAGCAGAGCGGTTCGTCCCCGCCTCAGGGGCTCCCCGTGCGCCCGCAAGAGCTTGAGAAGGTTCTGATACAGGTCCTGTCCTGCCTCGTCGAACGGCACGACGACGTTGGTGACGTGCCGCGGCGGCAGGCGGATCCCGGCCTCGTGCCGGCGGGTGCGCACCAGCACCTCGCTGAGAAGCCGGCGCAGGCGGACGACGTTGCGCGGCGTGCGAGGCCCTTCGGTGAACTCGCGGCGAAAGCCCCGGGGCGTGCCGAAATGGCCCGGGCGAAGCAGCGTCACCAGGTTGTAGAGCTCATCCAGGTCGTTGTGGACGGGAGTGGCGGTGAGGAGCAACAGGGCGCGTTTGCTGGCGCGGGCAACCAACCGGAAGGCGGCGGAGTGGCTGTTCTTCAGCCGGTGTGCCTCGTCGACGGCCACGAGATCCCAGCGACAGCGGGCGATGGCCGAAGCATGGGGCTCTATCCGGGCGGTTTCGAGCGACGCCAGGACAACCTCGTCCCGATCCCACCCGTGGCCCGGACTCGGATGCAGGCAGGCGCGGATGTCGCAGCGCCGGGCGAGTTCCAGGTGCCACTGGCGCACGAGGGCAGCCGGCACCAGGAGGAGGGCCCGGCGCACCCGGCCTCGAAGCATGAGTTCCTTGAGAATCGCCCCGGCCTCGATGGTCTTGCCCATGCCCACCTCGTCGGCCAGCAGCACCCGGCCTGCCAGAGGGCCGACCGCTCTTGCCACGGCGCGCCTCTGGTGGGGGTAGAGCCGGACGGGCAGCGCGTCG
This region includes:
- a CDS encoding SNF2-related protein, with amino-acid sequence MTSGDVLAVAFPRIDPALLWSAGSAARHYARPVFASPPPRYLHRTLHLPGRATVELELFGPPRSRWLQALLHAHRNPAEAARRFELALEGLRLSPLPHPDRLLTPEFLRTRWEQAGVIPYRHQLAAARRVIFELGGRAVLADEVGLGKTIESGLVLHELLLRRLVLRTLILVPSGLCWQWYRELRDKFDLPVELQASERDWGRVPLLVASLDTAKRSPHREEVLANPYDLVIVDEAHRLKNDRTQAYALVSAIRTRYLLLVTATPVHNHVRELWSLVKLVAPTQALPAPPRARSALAGHPAAGRLREAVHFVMIRTRRADTPVPFTGRHVHTIAVHPTPPEQALYSALDEHLLRAARASGRVDHRTLVFLTLKRELCSSPHALAESLRRMVRRGRPELEELLAKASRLSTWAKADACARLVRRLGDDHVLLFTEYVATQRALADRLAALGRPVVLFHGGLTPMQRDWARGVFERTAPVMVSTDAGAEGVNLQFCRNVVNVDLPWNPMRIEQRIGRLHRLGQTRDVHVWNLIARGTVEEYVLYLLHQKLDLFRHFIGQIDAIVEHLGSLSRLEQQLTRLFARSEQSDMTGEQIRQALHQLAQEWQQLLENLKGNARRTSPDGRH
- a CDS encoding SNF2-related protein, producing the protein MARTVCIEVPQGWQQRLIEWANSPSAFGGQAFLLWPGLLEAFDRPEEGRLLCLDALPVRLYPHQRRAVARAVGPLAGRVLLADEVGMGKTIEAGAILKELMLRGRVRRALLLVPAALVRQWHLELARRCDIRACLHPSPGHGWDRDEVVLASLETARIEPHASAIARCRWDLVAVDEAHRLKNSHSAAFRLVARASKRALLLLTATPVHNDLDELYNLVTLLRPGHFGTPRGFRREFTEGPRTPRNVVRLRRLLSEVLVRTRRHEAGIRLPPRHVTNVVVPFDEAGQDLYQNLLKLLRAHGEPLRRGRTALLAAVLLREATSSPAGVACTLRRLADPESGEAWHALRPGLADLLPAAERLEAHHPGPKIRWLAAYLEQNAPPAGSVVAFTQFATTARSAVPYLEAAGIRAALYCGSQGARERARELARFRRECPVLISTDAGSEGQNLQFASCVVNLDLPWNPMRVEQRIGRVHRLGQTRAVFVFNLVVPGTIEEYLLSLIYEKLGMFRDVVGDLDEVVAGVSGGLEGRIRDIVLASPNDEEMRHRLAEVGGFLERQWRRWLAARQLTEAVLDGPPGGAGVAAGGAQGPEGPVEERLAGSG
- a CDS encoding DEAD/DEAH box helicase, producing the protein MDIRAFVEQLEHDPTYRRRLQAVRWLAAREARFGELSPPVVAPVAEALSRRGIERLYQHQALAIQHARAGRHVAVATGTASGKSLAYHVPALEALVVDPHATVLYLFPTKALAQDQLRFLLELSGGREDPWRLNAGTYDGDTPPDLRRRLKSSSRLLLTNPDMLHAGLLGHHVGWARFWRGLRYVVIDEMHVYRGLFGSHVANVVRRLRRIARQWGRSPTFILCSATIDNARQMAELLVGEPVEVVDEDGSPRAGQCMVLWNPPRVGHPPARRSANVEAAELMAELVAGDVPTIAFGRARVVAELLYRYARSRLQQVAPSRADKVAPYRGGYLPEERRSIERRLFSGELLGVCSTNALELGVDVGQLGAAILVGYPGSVASLWQQAGRAGRKQEPGLAVLVAHDSPIDQYLMNHPEYLFTRTPEPGVLNPDNPQVVMGHLRAAVYELPLKPAELSAFGPWADALMRLLHEAGEVWWDGTYWRWKGTPYPAAQFGLRTASEATYTVMDAGSGQVIGSLDEASAFFQLHPEAVYLHGGETYLVERLDLEGRVAWVRREPVDYFTQAVAEQRVRPVADAGPPLEKRVGQGVAQFGDAVVTQMVYMFKKVRFESRDSLGWGRVQLPPTEIYTMAMALAPDPAVLSAVAATGRSPIDGLWGAANAMVGVLPLFAGCDTSDVGAVVDSGPGASPAIFVYDRHPGGAGFARQAFDAAAAVAEAAFDLIARCPCESGCPSCVGAPVPPHSQTDPELSTRGRVPDKQAAMQLLELMLSPAGAAITGPPAAPRSVTGGVPEPGGAVPEKLPEPIRPPEPVRPVEPPALSGRPLPADLEMRLRRQLKAMAQPGAGGAEAARVRPRPGR